One stretch of Siphonobacter curvatus DNA includes these proteins:
- the truB gene encoding tRNA pseudouridine(55) synthase TruB, with amino-acid sequence MTNETTEPVADPGEVLLIDKPLGWTSFAVVKKLKWAAQYKKIGHAGTLDPLATGLLICCTGKMTKQIESYQAAEKEYTGTFVLGKTTPSVDLETPFDAEYPIEHITAQILESARQALTGAISQTPPIFSAVKVDGKRAYELARSGQEAEIKSKIITVSTFEIDQSRFPELDFRIVCSKGTYIRSLVRDFGVLCQSGAYLKSLRRTRIGDFNVADAVSLEQFVETHRPGSTLYEPRIRPL; translated from the coding sequence ATGACGAATGAAACAACAGAACCGGTTGCTGACCCCGGCGAAGTCCTATTGATTGATAAGCCCCTGGGCTGGACTTCCTTTGCGGTGGTAAAGAAGCTGAAGTGGGCAGCTCAATACAAGAAAATTGGTCACGCCGGTACACTCGATCCCCTGGCTACGGGCCTGCTGATCTGCTGTACTGGAAAAATGACCAAGCAGATTGAAAGCTATCAGGCGGCCGAAAAAGAATATACGGGTACGTTTGTACTGGGCAAAACGACACCTTCGGTGGATTTAGAAACGCCATTCGACGCGGAATATCCTATCGAACACATTACAGCCCAGATCCTGGAATCGGCTCGGCAGGCATTGACCGGAGCCATTTCCCAAACCCCTCCGATCTTTTCTGCGGTTAAAGTGGACGGGAAACGAGCTTATGAGCTGGCTCGTAGCGGACAGGAAGCAGAAATTAAATCCAAAATTATTACTGTATCGACCTTTGAAATTGATCAGAGCCGATTTCCTGAACTGGATTTTCGGATTGTCTGTTCCAAAGGCACGTATATCCGTAGTCTGGTCCGGGATTTCGGCGTACTCTGTCAGTCTGGAGCGTATTTAAAAAGTCTGCGTCGTACCCGCATCGGGGATTTCAACGTCGCGGACGCGGTCTCACTCGAACAGTTCGTGGAGACGCACCGCCCCGGTAGCACGCTGTACGAACCCCGCATCAGACCCCTTTAA
- a CDS encoding bifunctional riboflavin kinase/FAD synthetase: protein MQVHHGIEHFRRLSNAVVTSGTFDGVHLGHQKILQRLIESARQSQGESVVLTFWPHPRTVVAADSADLKLLNTLEEKIESLAASGIDHLVVIPFNRDFSLLTSDQFIRNILIDTIGTKRLVIGYDHRFGRNREGGFDYLQAHAHEYGFTVEEIPSQDVEHLAVSSTRIRQALLSGDVSTAANFLGRPYTLSGTVVKGRQLGRQLGYPTANLELPESYKLVPADGVYAVRVRWRNDWYGGMLSIGTNPTVEGTIRTIEVNIFDFDQEIYGEKLTLEFVSWLRGQVKYEGLEPLITQIGQDKVDSLAILHSHSYTK from the coding sequence ATGCAAGTACATCATGGCATTGAGCACTTTCGGAGACTTTCGAACGCCGTAGTGACAAGTGGGACATTCGATGGCGTGCATCTAGGCCATCAGAAAATATTACAGCGGTTGATTGAATCAGCCCGACAGTCGCAGGGTGAATCGGTGGTCCTTACGTTTTGGCCCCATCCCCGTACGGTCGTTGCGGCAGACAGTGCCGATCTGAAATTGCTGAATACGCTCGAAGAGAAGATTGAATCGCTGGCGGCGTCGGGTATCGATCACTTAGTCGTGATTCCCTTTAATCGGGATTTTTCGCTACTAACCTCGGACCAATTCATTCGTAACATCCTCATTGATACCATCGGTACCAAACGTCTTGTCATTGGGTACGACCACCGCTTTGGGCGGAATCGCGAAGGGGGTTTCGACTATTTACAGGCTCACGCTCACGAATACGGATTTACGGTCGAGGAAATTCCAAGCCAGGATGTGGAGCACCTGGCCGTTAGTTCAACTCGCATTCGACAGGCCTTACTTTCGGGCGACGTAAGTACGGCAGCCAACTTCCTGGGTCGTCCCTATACGCTGAGTGGTACGGTTGTCAAAGGGCGACAGCTGGGTCGGCAACTGGGTTATCCCACGGCTAACCTGGAATTACCCGAGTCCTATAAGCTAGTACCCGCGGATGGTGTATACGCCGTTCGCGTACGCTGGCGAAACGACTGGTACGGCGGCATGCTCAGCATCGGTACGAACCCAACCGTAGAAGGAACGATTCGAACCATTGAGGTGAATATCTTCGATTTTGATCAGGAGATTTACGGGGAAAAGCTCACGCTTGAATTCGTATCTTGGTTACGGGGGCAGGTAAAGTACGAAGGTCTGGAACCTCTTATCACCCAAATCGGACAAGATAAGGTTGATTCGCTAGCGATTTTGCACAGCCATTCCTATACCAAGTAA
- the pheA gene encoding chorismate mutase, whose protein sequence is MTLEELRNQIDAIDNQLLVLMNARMNVVQQVGELKRSSQALIYRPEREKAIVDRLAHQSDGLLRSDAIEAIFQEIFAVARNIELPERIAYLGPEGSFTHQAAESRFGAMSEYDALPTIRSVFESVETGRAKFGIVPIENNQEGLVFETVDNLNEKDIRIAAEIVKPIHFAFATKAEKLSEIQRIYSKDIGFRQCKRFLDDYFSGYSVEIIPVESTSKAAKMASEDPYAAAICSDIAGKIYGVPVLFNNIQDSIVNRTRFLILAKEFDTMPSGNDKTTVIVQFPNSDKSGTLSRFLREFEVYDINLTKLASHPSRQGDRFGFWFLMEFEGHAKDDKVQKIFRQIQSEIKWLGSYVKLVD, encoded by the coding sequence GTGACTTTAGAAGAATTACGGAATCAGATTGATGCCATCGACAATCAGTTGTTGGTTCTGATGAATGCCCGGATGAACGTTGTGCAGCAGGTTGGTGAACTCAAACGATCATCGCAAGCCCTGATTTATCGCCCCGAGCGGGAAAAGGCTATTGTAGACCGACTGGCCCATCAATCCGATGGCTTGCTGCGTTCGGACGCCATCGAAGCCATTTTCCAGGAAATTTTTGCCGTTGCTCGTAATATTGAATTACCCGAGCGAATTGCGTATCTGGGTCCCGAAGGAAGTTTTACCCACCAGGCCGCCGAATCCCGGTTCGGTGCCATGAGTGAGTATGACGCTCTACCCACAATTCGATCCGTATTCGAATCAGTAGAGACAGGGCGGGCGAAATTTGGCATTGTTCCCATTGAAAACAATCAGGAAGGCTTAGTCTTTGAAACCGTTGATAACCTCAACGAAAAAGACATCCGGATTGCGGCCGAAATCGTTAAGCCGATTCACTTTGCATTCGCTACGAAGGCCGAAAAGCTGAGTGAAATTCAGCGGATCTATTCCAAGGATATCGGGTTCCGGCAGTGTAAGCGATTCCTGGATGACTATTTCAGCGGGTATTCAGTAGAGATTATCCCGGTGGAATCAACATCCAAAGCTGCCAAAATGGCATCGGAAGATCCTTACGCCGCTGCGATCTGCTCGGATATTGCCGGAAAGATTTATGGCGTACCCGTTTTGTTTAATAACATCCAGGATTCTATCGTTAACCGTACCCGTTTTTTGATTCTGGCCAAAGAATTCGATACCATGCCTTCGGGAAATGATAAAACGACGGTAATTGTACAGTTTCCGAATTCAGATAAATCGGGTACGCTTTCCCGATTCCTGCGGGAGTTTGAGGTGTACGACATCAACCTAACGAAACTGGCGAGTCATCCCAGTCGGCAGGGGGACCGGTTTGGTTTCTGGTTCCTGATGGAATTTGAAGGACACGCGAAAGACGACAAGGTTCAAAAGATTTTTCGGCAGATCCAATCCGAAATCAAGTGGCTGGGTAGCTACGTAAAGCTGGTAGATTAG
- a CDS encoding glycosyltransferase gives MKPKLSVYCITYNHGPFIAEALDSFLAQKTNFEFEIVVGDDASKDNTQEVLKEYQQRYPDKIRLLLNQTNRGAIYNFIDTYDACQGEYLALCEGDDFWINPLKLQKQVDFLDQHPEFSMSFHNAEVRYQDGSAPAYLLNDHTQKKVVTVDDLIGNKETWFMATASIVLRKTFLPKLPAWMVESKSGDIPLNILMTQRGPAGYVDEVMSVYRKHSGGQSNTDHRWEAHFLLNRINMYEHLDRETGYQFSERFKKTMAEFYWLLPDTVDFETKFWPRLRYTMRAVKYDPATYRKPWTNLFKEKILTKRQLEISRKLRGLK, from the coding sequence ATGAAGCCCAAGCTTAGTGTTTATTGCATTACCTACAACCACGGCCCTTTTATTGCGGAGGCCCTGGATAGTTTTTTAGCTCAGAAAACCAACTTTGAGTTTGAAATCGTGGTGGGCGATGACGCCTCCAAAGACAATACACAGGAGGTATTAAAGGAATATCAGCAACGCTATCCGGATAAAATCCGGTTGTTACTGAATCAGACCAATCGCGGAGCGATCTACAATTTTATTGATACGTACGATGCCTGTCAGGGCGAATACCTGGCTCTGTGCGAAGGAGACGATTTCTGGATTAACCCGCTGAAGCTACAGAAACAGGTAGATTTTCTGGATCAGCACCCGGAGTTTTCGATGAGTTTCCACAACGCAGAAGTTCGTTACCAGGATGGGAGTGCCCCGGCGTACCTGCTCAACGACCATACGCAAAAGAAAGTGGTAACGGTCGATGATCTCATCGGAAACAAGGAGACCTGGTTTATGGCTACGGCCAGTATCGTATTGCGGAAAACGTTTCTACCTAAGCTGCCCGCCTGGATGGTGGAATCGAAGAGCGGAGATATTCCCTTGAATATTTTGATGACGCAACGCGGCCCGGCTGGTTACGTGGATGAAGTGATGTCTGTGTACCGCAAGCATAGCGGTGGACAAAGTAATACTGACCATCGCTGGGAAGCTCACTTTTTATTGAACCGAATCAATATGTACGAACATCTGGACCGCGAAACCGGTTACCAGTTTTCGGAACGGTTCAAGAAAACGATGGCCGAATTTTACTGGTTATTGCCCGATACCGTAGATTTCGAGACAAAGTTCTGGCCGCGGCTACGCTATACAATGCGAGCGGTTAAATACGACCCGGCAACGTATCGGAAACCCTGGACGAATTTGTTCAAGGAAAAAATCCTAACGAAACGGCAGCTTGAAATCTCCCGGAAGCTACGTGGCTTGAAGTAA
- a CDS encoding GNAT family N-acetyltransferase — protein sequence MIQFREIIIEDVPSINRWRNDPEVMQYLTNQFRYIGLEADRNWFAYYQQHRDQAVRLAIVDDAMLIGTVQLTQIDRVNQQAEYSIMIGEKNHQSKGIGRLATEEILRHGFNDLNLHRIYLTVLPENDRAIRLYESFGFQQEGLYRKALFKNGQFTDVMGMSLLRNEFQSR from the coding sequence ATGATTCAGTTCAGAGAAATCATCATCGAAGACGTTCCGTCCATCAATCGCTGGCGAAATGATCCGGAGGTAATGCAGTATCTAACAAACCAGTTTCGGTACATTGGCCTGGAGGCTGACCGGAACTGGTTTGCTTATTATCAGCAGCACCGTGATCAGGCCGTGCGATTGGCCATTGTGGACGACGCCATGCTGATAGGTACCGTTCAGTTAACCCAAATAGACCGAGTTAACCAGCAGGCGGAGTATAGCATTATGATTGGTGAAAAAAATCATCAGTCGAAAGGCATCGGACGCTTAGCTACGGAGGAGATCCTTCGTCATGGATTCAATGATTTGAATTTGCATCGGATCTATCTGACCGTACTTCCCGAGAATGATCGGGCCATTCGCTTGTACGAATCCTTCGGTTTTCAGCAGGAAGGTCTGTACCGCAAGGCCCTGTTCAAGAATGGTCAGTTTACGGATGTGATGGGTATGAGCCTTCTTCGCAATGAGTTTCAGAGTCGCTGA
- a CDS encoding class I SAM-dependent methyltransferase, producing the protein MDQTLQAEYENLNKITADYDDYEFDRRMRHYMMRTLEPFMREGKALELGCMYGEFTSILAKRFDDLTVVDAAEEFLAITKGRVGDKVKFINGLFETFESDEKYDAIFIMHVLEHLINPVEIMARVRQFLTPTGRLYLIVPNANAGSRQIAVKMGFLTHNAALTPADVKHGHRITYSLDTLEKDVLEAGLSVVHRGGIFFKGLANFQLDKALEAGIIDDKYMEGCFQLGMVYPDLCSSVYVVAENK; encoded by the coding sequence ATGGATCAGACGCTGCAGGCTGAGTACGAAAACCTGAATAAAATCACTGCCGATTACGACGATTATGAATTTGACCGCCGGATGCGTCATTATATGATGCGTACCCTGGAACCATTCATGCGGGAAGGAAAGGCCTTGGAATTGGGTTGCATGTACGGCGAGTTTACCAGCATTCTTGCCAAGCGTTTCGATGATCTGACGGTAGTAGATGCCGCTGAGGAGTTTCTGGCAATTACCAAAGGTCGGGTAGGCGATAAAGTAAAGTTCATCAACGGACTTTTTGAAACGTTTGAATCGGACGAAAAGTACGATGCCATTTTCATCATGCACGTACTGGAACACCTGATTAATCCGGTTGAAATTATGGCTCGCGTACGTCAGTTCCTGACCCCAACGGGGCGTCTGTACCTGATTGTACCTAACGCCAACGCAGGCTCTCGTCAGATTGCCGTGAAAATGGGCTTTCTGACGCACAATGCCGCTCTGACGCCCGCTGACGTAAAGCACGGTCACCGCATTACGTATTCCCTCGATACCCTTGAAAAAGATGTACTGGAAGCGGGCTTAAGCGTCGTGCACCGGGGTGGTATTTTCTTCAAAGGTCTGGCAAACTTCCAATTGGATAAAGCCCTCGAAGCAGGTATCATCGACGATAAATATATGGAGGGCTGTTTCCAACTGGGTATGGTATATCCGGATCTGTGCAGCAGTGTGTACGTAGTGGCTGAAAATAAATAA
- a CDS encoding phytanoyl-CoA dioxygenase family protein: MDNALATEPKLMDLDTFRSEMDTKGWVIFNEVLEDDFREELIKAQDIATEECRQIQIKNGVVNRTAGTSHHLVVFEGAFMKFLEQMPLHEYMTAYFDNGPYILNSFGGVMNFKAETSSYVGNVHRDIRTWSGDLHLMLNMLVMLDDFTPENGATWFMSGSHKYAEKPSDEQFFAVAEQAVAKKGSIVLFNSNVWHAAGTNQTDQIRRGLTPMFTKPFFKPQFDYSRYFGYERTATFSPLVKQLLGYNSRVPADLDEWYQVPEKRLYIPGQG, from the coding sequence ATGGACAATGCATTAGCTACAGAACCCAAGCTTATGGACCTGGACACCTTTCGGTCAGAAATGGACACCAAGGGCTGGGTGATTTTTAATGAAGTACTGGAAGATGACTTCCGTGAAGAACTCATCAAGGCTCAGGATATAGCGACGGAAGAGTGCCGTCAGATTCAGATTAAAAATGGCGTTGTAAACCGCACGGCCGGAACCTCGCACCACTTGGTAGTTTTTGAAGGTGCGTTCATGAAGTTCCTCGAGCAGATGCCTCTGCACGAGTACATGACGGCCTATTTCGATAACGGTCCATACATCCTCAACTCGTTCGGGGGCGTTATGAACTTCAAGGCCGAAACCTCTTCCTACGTAGGAAATGTACACCGCGACATTCGTACCTGGAGCGGTGATTTGCATCTGATGCTGAATATGCTGGTGATGCTCGACGACTTTACGCCCGAAAACGGAGCGACCTGGTTCATGAGTGGTTCCCACAAATACGCCGAAAAGCCTTCGGACGAACAATTTTTCGCCGTAGCTGAACAGGCGGTAGCGAAAAAGGGTAGTATCGTTTTGTTCAACTCGAACGTATGGCACGCCGCTGGTACCAACCAGACCGATCAGATTCGTCGTGGTTTGACGCCGATGTTTACCAAGCCTTTCTTCAAACCTCAGTTTGACTACTCACGCTACTTCGGTTACGAGCGTACGGCTACTTTCTCACCGCTGGTGAAACAGTTGCTGGGCTATAACTCCCGCGTACCTGCCGACCTAGATGAGTGGTATCAAGTACCAGAAAAACGCTTATATATTCCGGGACAAGGTTAA
- a CDS encoding DNA topoisomerase IV subunit B, whose translation MAEQKLTDYTEDSIRSLDWKEHIRLRPGMYIGKLGDGSSADDGIYVLVKEVIDNCIDEHVMGFGKTIEVKIAEHRVEVRDYGRGIPLGKVIDVVSKINTGGKYDSGAFQKSVGLNGVGTKAVNALSAFFRVQSVRDGQAKWAEFSKGELVRQSKGTIETKERNGTHVVFEPDNTVFKNYHFIPQYLENQIWNYAYLNAGLTIQFNGQKYIAQRGLLDLLERKTDPDSIRYPIIHLKGNDIEIAMTHGNQYGEEYYSFVNGQNTTMGGTHLAAFKEAVVKTAREFFKKDYAPEDIRASISAAVSLRVQEPVFESQTKTKLGSTNMSPDTSSPTVRGHIVDFLKTELDNFLHKNPAVAEAMKKRIEQSERERKEIAGIKKLANDRAKKASVHNKKLRDCRIHLPDAKAEDRLETTLFITEGDSASGSITKSRNVQTQAVFSLRGKPLNCFGLTKKIVYENEEFNLLQHALDIEAGLDTLRFNRIVIATDADVDGMHIRLLLLTFFLQFFPDIVRNGHLYILETPLFRVRNPKKHEDTIYCYSEEEKQKAIARLSTNGRKVEITRFKGLGEISPDEFGKFIGEDMRLEPVILEKESTIPKLLSYYMGKNTPDRQRFIIDNLIIEKDDVEEILEVA comes from the coding sequence ATGGCAGAACAAAAATTAACAGATTACACCGAAGATAGCATTCGTTCGCTGGACTGGAAAGAGCATATTCGTCTGCGGCCGGGGATGTATATTGGGAAACTGGGAGACGGCTCTTCGGCGGATGACGGGATTTACGTACTTGTAAAAGAAGTCATTGACAACTGTATTGACGAACACGTCATGGGATTCGGCAAAACCATTGAAGTGAAAATTGCCGAACACCGTGTGGAAGTACGTGACTACGGTCGGGGCATTCCGTTGGGGAAAGTCATCGACGTAGTTTCCAAAATTAATACGGGTGGAAAATACGACTCCGGAGCTTTCCAGAAATCAGTAGGATTGAACGGGGTTGGTACAAAAGCAGTCAACGCCCTTTCGGCCTTTTTCCGGGTTCAGTCAGTACGGGATGGTCAGGCTAAGTGGGCTGAATTTTCGAAGGGCGAACTTGTGCGTCAGTCCAAAGGTACCATTGAAACCAAGGAACGGAACGGAACACACGTGGTGTTTGAACCGGATAATACGGTATTTAAAAATTACCACTTCATTCCGCAGTATCTGGAAAACCAGATATGGAACTATGCGTACCTAAATGCTGGGCTTACGATTCAGTTTAACGGCCAAAAGTACATAGCCCAGCGGGGTCTGCTGGATTTGCTCGAACGTAAGACGGATCCCGATAGTATCCGTTATCCCATCATCCACCTGAAAGGAAATGATATTGAGATTGCCATGACGCACGGCAATCAGTATGGCGAGGAATACTACTCGTTCGTGAACGGTCAGAATACGACTATGGGGGGTACGCACCTGGCGGCTTTCAAAGAGGCCGTAGTCAAGACAGCCCGCGAATTTTTCAAGAAAGATTACGCACCCGAAGATATCCGGGCCAGTATCTCTGCGGCCGTCTCCCTGCGGGTACAGGAACCCGTATTCGAATCGCAGACGAAGACGAAACTAGGTTCGACGAATATGTCGCCAGATACTAGCTCGCCAACCGTACGCGGACATATCGTTGACTTTTTGAAAACGGAATTAGACAACTTCCTCCATAAAAATCCGGCGGTTGCTGAGGCGATGAAAAAACGCATCGAGCAGTCGGAACGGGAACGGAAGGAAATTGCCGGAATCAAAAAGCTGGCAAATGACCGGGCTAAAAAAGCCAGCGTTCATAACAAGAAACTACGCGACTGCCGCATTCACCTGCCGGATGCCAAAGCCGAAGATCGTCTGGAAACGACCCTGTTCATTACGGAGGGAGATTCAGCATCGGGTTCCATTACGAAGTCCCGAAATGTACAGACGCAGGCCGTATTCAGTCTTCGCGGAAAGCCGCTGAACTGCTTCGGACTGACCAAGAAGATTGTGTACGAAAACGAAGAGTTTAACCTGCTGCAACACGCGTTGGACATTGAAGCCGGTCTGGATACGCTTCGATTCAACCGAATCGTCATTGCTACCGATGCCGACGTGGATGGAATGCACATCCGTTTGTTGCTACTGACGTTCTTCCTGCAATTCTTCCCTGACATTGTACGGAATGGTCACCTGTACATTTTGGAAACGCCCCTGTTCCGGGTACGAAATCCGAAAAAGCACGAGGATACCATTTACTGTTACTCGGAAGAGGAGAAGCAGAAAGCGATAGCCCGGCTTTCTACGAATGGACGTAAAGTGGAGATCACCCGATTTAAAGGCCTGGGTGAAATTTCTCCCGATGAATTTGGAAAGTTCATTGGTGAAGACATGCGTTTGGAACCGGTGATCCTGGAAAAAGAATCGACGATTCCGAAGTTGTTAAGCTATTACATGGGCAAAAACACGCCCGACCGTCAGCGGTTTATCATTGACAACCTCATTATCGAAAAAGATGATGTTGAGGAAATATTGGAAGTAGCCTAA
- a CDS encoding SLBB domain-containing protein encodes MLFTQLVWAQIPQLPYPSSSLPANFPIQQQQPTLVNPGNTNQVDNAQQRQYIQDQRAKAREDSVRLLRANTEEPGTKEQKIKIFGADIFSNKSLDIAPITNIPTPKGYILGAGDQLIINVYGDLYRDINIQKTITPEGILQLEQVGPIFVNGLTIEAATERIRAKLARIYPIGRGMDMSIRIGNIRSIRINFIGEVVNPGTYNLPSLATVMNALYFSGGPTASGSFRTINLIRRNRSGQDTVFRTIDLYKYLTKGLRMSDISLKDDDVIQIPPYRSRVELTSGVKKTGYFELLPGEKLGDLVAYAGGLVEDAYRPTITIQRITPNGRKFIDVREEEMNTFEVMNGDRVGINRVPEREENMVVVSGAVYMPGSYPLDRNPTVKDLIRRAEGPKRDAFLGRAAIHRQKDDLTEELIPVNLTRILNGKDTNIVLKPLDRLEVASVTQLREGMTVRILGEVNTPKGDSAETNGYYPWFEGMTVEDLIITAGNLRAAASPNHIEVIRPKRLDSDDPKLINSTLAETFTLSISRDLRLTDEASKFQLKPYDVVYVRASPNFENNQAAKVEGQVRTPGDYGLVDRDERISDLIKRAGGLTAYAYVEGASLIRRTKLTKAEIDQQQKTLNTISNDGRKSALQADVVAENKEEAIGIDLKKILEKPHTDIDLILQDGDLLTVPKFNPTIKIEGEVQLPTTTRYTKNVGVGEYISRAGGFTSRSVKKRTYVIYANGYAKKTKRFLFFNSYPEVRPGSRIIVPVRTQADITAAQVMGVIGTIGGSLSGLLGIYAILRTL; translated from the coding sequence TTGCTGTTCACTCAGCTGGTGTGGGCTCAGATCCCCCAATTACCTTACCCTTCGTCCAGCTTACCTGCTAACTTTCCGATTCAGCAGCAACAGCCTACTCTGGTTAATCCAGGGAATACCAATCAGGTAGACAATGCCCAGCAACGGCAGTACATTCAGGATCAGCGAGCGAAAGCCCGTGAAGATTCTGTGCGTTTATTACGAGCTAATACAGAAGAGCCCGGTACGAAAGAACAAAAAATTAAGATTTTTGGTGCCGATATCTTCTCAAATAAAAGCCTGGATATCGCTCCAATTACTAATATTCCTACCCCAAAAGGTTACATCTTAGGGGCTGGCGACCAGTTGATTATTAACGTGTATGGGGATCTGTACCGGGACATCAATATTCAGAAGACTATTACCCCTGAAGGGATCTTACAACTCGAACAGGTAGGCCCCATCTTCGTCAATGGTCTGACCATTGAAGCCGCTACAGAGCGGATTCGTGCGAAACTCGCCCGAATCTATCCCATTGGCCGCGGTATGGACATGAGTATCCGCATTGGTAACATCCGAAGTATTCGGATTAACTTCATTGGAGAAGTAGTCAATCCGGGTACGTACAATCTTCCTTCCCTAGCAACAGTCATGAACGCCCTGTATTTCTCAGGCGGCCCAACCGCTTCGGGATCGTTCCGTACCATTAACCTGATTCGCCGCAACCGTTCCGGTCAGGATACCGTATTCCGGACCATCGATTTGTATAAATACCTGACGAAAGGTTTACGGATGAGCGACATCAGTCTGAAAGATGATGATGTCATTCAAATCCCCCCCTACCGGTCACGGGTAGAACTGACGTCTGGGGTAAAGAAGACGGGTTATTTCGAATTATTACCCGGCGAAAAACTCGGTGATTTAGTTGCATATGCTGGGGGTCTCGTAGAAGACGCGTACCGCCCTACGATTACGATTCAACGCATTACACCCAATGGCCGTAAGTTTATTGATGTACGCGAAGAAGAAATGAATACGTTCGAAGTAATGAATGGTGACCGTGTAGGCATCAATCGTGTACCCGAACGCGAAGAAAATATGGTGGTGGTCAGTGGAGCCGTGTATATGCCCGGATCGTATCCGCTGGACCGTAACCCGACGGTAAAAGACCTGATTCGCCGGGCTGAAGGACCTAAACGTGATGCTTTTTTGGGTCGTGCGGCCATCCACCGTCAGAAAGATGATTTGACGGAAGAACTGATCCCCGTAAACCTAACCCGCATTCTCAACGGAAAAGATACCAACATCGTACTTAAACCTCTGGATCGCCTGGAAGTCGCCAGCGTAACCCAGTTGCGGGAAGGTATGACGGTACGAATTTTAGGTGAAGTTAACACCCCTAAAGGTGACTCGGCGGAGACCAATGGCTACTATCCTTGGTTTGAAGGAATGACCGTTGAAGATCTTATCATTACGGCGGGAAATCTACGGGCGGCGGCCTCTCCCAATCACATTGAAGTGATTCGCCCCAAACGTCTGGATTCCGACGATCCCAAACTCATTAATTCAACGCTGGCAGAAACGTTTACCCTGTCCATTAGCCGTGACCTGCGTTTGACAGATGAAGCTTCCAAGTTCCAGTTGAAACCCTATGACGTCGTATACGTACGGGCTTCTCCCAACTTCGAAAATAACCAAGCGGCAAAAGTCGAAGGTCAGGTACGTACACCTGGTGATTACGGTCTGGTGGATCGCGACGAACGTATTTCGGATTTGATCAAGCGGGCTGGTGGACTTACGGCCTACGCTTACGTAGAAGGAGCTTCACTGATTCGCAGAACCAAGCTTACGAAAGCAGAAATTGATCAGCAGCAGAAAACTTTGAATACGATCAGTAACGATGGTCGGAAATCCGCTCTTCAAGCCGATGTAGTAGCCGAAAATAAAGAAGAAGCCATCGGTATCGATTTGAAGAAAATTCTGGAAAAACCACATACGGATATTGACTTGATTCTTCAGGATGGAGATCTGTTGACGGTTCCGAAGTTTAACCCAACGATTAAAATTGAAGGTGAAGTACAGTTGCCTACGACAACCCGTTACACAAAAAATGTGGGCGTTGGCGAGTACATCTCACGGGCCGGTGGTTTTACTTCTCGTAGCGTGAAGAAACGTACGTACGTAATCTACGCAAATGGCTATGCCAAGAAGACGAAGCGATTCCTGTTCTTCAATTCGTATCCGGAAGTACGGCCTGGTTCTCGCATCATCGTACCCGTACGTACGCAGGCCGACATTACAGCCGCACAGGTGATGGGTGTGATTGGTACCATCGGTGGTTCGCTTTCCGGCCTCTTGGGTATCTACGCTATTCTCCGAACGTTATAA